In Rhinolophus ferrumequinum isolate MPI-CBG mRhiFer1 chromosome 7, mRhiFer1_v1.p, whole genome shotgun sequence, the following proteins share a genomic window:
- the MACIR gene encoding macrophage immunometabolism regulator, with amino-acid sequence MEVDVNGESRSALSTLPLPVAEGSSPGRVEAEKPRCSSTPCSPMRRTVSGYQILHMDSNYLVGFTTGEELLKLAQKCTGGEESKGEAVPSLRSKQLDAGLARSSRLYKTRSRYYQPYEIPAVNGRRRRRMPSSGDKCTKSLPYEPYKALHGPLPLCLLKGKRAHSKSLDYLNLDKMNIKEPADTEVLQYQLQHLTLRGDRVFARNNT; translated from the coding sequence ATGGAAGTAGATGTTAATGGAGAGTCCAGAAGTGCCCTGAGCACCCTGCCCTTGCCCGTGGCCGAGGGGAGCTCCCCGGGAAGGGTGGAGGCAGAGAAGCCCCGCTGCTCCAGCACGCCGTGCTCCCCGATGCGCCGGACTGTGTCAGGCTACCAGATCCTGCACATGGACTCGAACTATCTGGTGGGCTTCACAACTGGTGAGGAACTCCTGAAGTTAGCCCAGAAGTGCACAGGAGGGGAAGAGAGTAAGGGCGAAGCCGTGCCTTCCTTGCGCTCCAAACAGCTGGATGCAGGACTTGCCCGTTCCTCTCGTTTGTATAAAACCAGAAGTAGGTACTACCAGCCATACGAGATTCCAGCTGTCAATGGCAGGAGGCGAAGGCGGATGCCCAGCTCAGGAGACAAGTGCACTAAATCTTTACCGTATGAACCTTATAAGGCCCTCCATGGGCCCCTGCCTCTTTGTCTTCTTAAAGGTAAGAGGGCTCACTCCAAATCTCTGGACTACCTCAATCTAGATAAAATGAACATCAAGGAGCCGGCGGACACAGAAGTGCTACAGTACCAGCTTCAACACCTCACCCTCAGAGGGGACCGCGTGTTTGCTCGGAATAACACATGA